In Candidatus Desulfatibia profunda, the genomic window GCTGGTCCACCAGCACAAGTCCGCCGGCAGACTCGCACAGGATATAGGTATTGTGGAGCTGGCCGATGACTCTTAAATCCCCAAATTGCTTTTCCTCCCAAAGTGAGGCCTGGATGCCGGTTGCCGGTTGCTCGTTGCTCATTAACGGATGTTGGGCCGCAATCGGTTTTCCCGGCCGGCCGTAAGGGATCGTCGGTTCCGAAATCCGGTCTTGCTCTTTCAGCGGCGGCCTTTGCGCTGATGTTGCCGTAATCCATTCGGAGCGGTCGCCGAAGCGCAATGTTCCGGCCACGGCCCCGGCCACGGCATCGTGCACCCTGTTCTGCCGGGCGAAGCGGACCTCGTGCTTGGCGGGATGGACATTGACATCCACCTGGTCATAGGGAACATTGATGAAAAGAACCGCCACCGGAAACTGCCCCTTCATTAAGCGCGGACCGTATCCTTCAAACAGGGCGTGCTGGACGACCCGGTCGCGGACAAACCGGCCGTTGACATAAATATAGATACTCCTGGATGTACTGCGCGTAACCCGGGCAGAGCACGTCCAGCCGGAGACCGCAACGGCATTGTCCTGAAATTCTATGGGGTGAAGATCGTTTTCAATCGCTTTGCCGAGAACGTCGATAACCCGGTCAACCGGATTGACGGTCGCCGGCCAGCTTTTCAGCGGGTTGCCGTTGTGAATCAGTCTGAATTGAACCCCGGGCCGGCCCAAGGCAAAAGCCGCAACCGCGTCTGCAATGTGCCCCATCTCGGTGTTTTCGGTTTTCAGGAATTTGCGTCTGGCAGGGGTGTTAAAGAAAAGCTGGCCGACGCTGACCATGGTGCCGGTGGGAGCGCCGATATCAGAAACTTTCCTGACAGTACCGCCTTCAACGATAATTTCGGTTCCGACCGCAGAAGTTTCATCTTTGGTTATAAGGGAGAATTTGGATACCGCGGCAATGCTTGGAAGGGCTTCCCCCCTGAAACCAAGGGTGCTGATGGCAAACAGGTCCCGGTCATTGAATATTTTGCTGGTTGCATAGCGCTCCGTGGCCAGCAGGGCATCGTCGCGGTTCATTCCGATGCCGTTGTCGGAAACCCGGATCAGAGACCGCCCGCCTTTTTCAAGTTCAATGATGATACGGCTGCTGCCGGCATCCAGAGCATTCTCCACCAGTTCCTTGACAACAGATGCAGGACGCTCGACGACTTCGCCGGCCGCGATCTTGTTGGAAAGAACTTCGGGAAGAATTTTGATCTTTGACATTGTTTAGTGTTTTGTGTAATGTCCGTTGTTCGTTGTCAGTTGTCCGTTGTTTTTTCCGGAACCTTGCCGATTGATTTCAAATATGCATTCAGTTTGGGTGCTAGCTCATCAATAATGGGTTTGATTCTATTCACTTCTTCCTCTTTTAGGAGATCTCTTTTATAAACCCTTCTCAGCCAATGTTGGGTTTCATTTAAAGAACCTCGTGCAATTTTTACGAAACGACGATTATCCTGAAAGCTGCCTCGCCCCGTTCCCTCTGAAATATTCGCGCCTATACTGTCCGCTGACTTGACAAGCTGTTTTCCAACCGTATCCTTTTCAAAATATTTCCAATTAGTAACGATAGTCCAGATTTCATCAGCAAGAGTCTCTGATAATTGATAGACTCTCAGGTTTTCAAAATTCGTCTTTGACACTATGTATTTCATCCTTTTCTATTGTC contains:
- the mutL gene encoding DNA mismatch repair endonuclease MutL; its protein translation is MSKIKILPEVLSNKIAAGEVVERPASVVKELVENALDAGSSRIIIELEKGGRSLIRVSDNGIGMNRDDALLATERYATSKIFNDRDLFAISTLGFRGEALPSIAAVSKFSLITKDETSAVGTEIIVEGGTVRKVSDIGAPTGTMVSVGQLFFNTPARRKFLKTENTEMGHIADAVAAFALGRPGVQFRLIHNGNPLKSWPATVNPVDRVIDVLGKAIENDLHPIEFQDNAVAVSGWTCSARVTRSTSRSIYIYVNGRFVRDRVVQHALFEGYGPRLMKGQFPVAVLFINVPYDQVDVNVHPAKHEVRFARQNRVHDAVAGAVAGTLRFGDRSEWITATSAQRPPLKEQDRISEPTIPYGRPGKPIAAQHPLMSNEQPATGIQASLWEEKQFGDLRVIGQLHNTYILCESAGGLVLVDQHAAHECILYEQLKRRSAASTTAAQKLIIPETIDLGYRETQILKKLMPDLSVLGLEIEPFGGNTFVVKSVPALLATREVQPLVIEIVEKMAEIGFAPGLEKAIDACLILMACHGAVRANQPLSERQITNLLKQLDECNHPSHCPHGRPTWIRWSLQTLEKSFKRIA
- a CDS encoding four helix bundle protein — its product is MSKTNFENLRVYQLSETLADEIWTIVTNWKYFEKDTVGKQLVKSADSIGANISEGTGRGSFQDNRRFVKIARGSLNETQHWLRRVYKRDLLKEEEVNRIKPIIDELAPKLNAYLKSIGKVPEKTTDN